Proteins found in one Serratia plymuthica genomic segment:
- a CDS encoding MFS transporter encodes MDAQTTVIDARQSRQALLAGSVGNFIEWYEFGVYGFLATVIAANFFTLQGESEITSLILTYAAFALAFFCRPIGAVIFGRIGDRIGRRPTLIAVLLLMTLATALIGVMPTYASIGVAAPLLLTLLRMFQGLFAGGEFGGAVSLMTEFAPKGKRGLYGAWQSLTVAFGLLAGAGLVALLAALLTPEQLHDWGWRIPFLLALPMGAVALWLRLKLQETPTFKQAQQHGGETAQVAEVTLGGMLKTILIGIGRMMGWSAAGYTFLVVMPSYLQTSLHATFQQALVATVLANVGFALTILPAGVLSDKLGRKTVMLAAVSAVILFTFPLLHVLQDPQSSLLLKGVAVLIAGAVVGMLAGPGPAMLAEMFPTNVRYTGLGLAYSLSNAVFSGSAGLIITGLIKQTGNLDIPAYYVVATSVVSLFALMTLRRDDHLRSLNSR; translated from the coding sequence ATGGACGCACAAACGACGGTTATCGACGCACGCCAGTCACGCCAGGCATTGCTGGCCGGATCGGTCGGCAATTTTATCGAATGGTATGAATTCGGCGTTTACGGTTTTCTCGCCACCGTCATCGCCGCCAATTTTTTCACCCTGCAGGGTGAAAGTGAAATCACCAGTCTGATCCTCACCTACGCCGCCTTCGCACTGGCATTTTTCTGCCGCCCGATCGGCGCGGTGATTTTCGGCCGCATCGGCGACAGGATTGGCCGCCGCCCGACGCTGATTGCGGTATTGCTGCTGATGACCCTGGCAACCGCCCTGATCGGCGTGATGCCGACCTATGCCTCTATCGGCGTCGCCGCCCCGCTGCTGTTGACCCTGCTGCGCATGTTTCAGGGGTTGTTCGCCGGCGGTGAGTTCGGCGGCGCGGTATCGCTGATGACCGAGTTCGCCCCCAAGGGAAAACGTGGGCTGTACGGTGCCTGGCAATCGCTGACCGTGGCGTTCGGGCTGTTGGCCGGCGCCGGGCTGGTAGCGTTGCTGGCCGCGCTGTTGACGCCGGAACAGTTACATGACTGGGGCTGGCGCATTCCCTTCCTGTTGGCGTTGCCGATGGGCGCGGTGGCGCTGTGGCTGCGGCTGAAACTGCAGGAAACGCCGACCTTTAAACAGGCGCAACAACACGGCGGCGAAACGGCCCAAGTAGCGGAAGTGACGCTGGGCGGCATGCTGAAAACCATTCTGATCGGCATTGGCCGCATGATGGGCTGGTCCGCCGCCGGTTACACCTTCCTGGTGGTGATGCCGTCCTACCTGCAAACCTCGCTGCACGCCACCTTCCAGCAGGCGCTGGTGGCGACGGTGCTGGCCAACGTCGGCTTCGCCCTGACCATTCTGCCCGCCGGCGTTCTCAGCGATAAGCTGGGGCGCAAAACAGTGATGCTGGCGGCGGTCAGCGCGGTGATCCTGTTCACCTTCCCGCTGCTGCACGTGTTGCAAGATCCGCAAAGCTCGCTGCTGCTCAAAGGCGTCGCGGTATTGATCGCCGGTGCGGTGGTCGGCATGCTGGCCGGCCCCGGCCCGGCGATGCTGGCAGAGATGTTCCCGACCAACGTGCGCTACACCGGTCTGGGGCTGGCCTATTCGCTTTCCAACGCGGTATTTTCCGGTTCAGCGGGGTTAATCATCACCGGTTTGATCAAGCAGACCGGTAACCTCGATATCCCGGCTTATTACGTGGTCGCCACCTCGGTGGTCAGCCTGTTCGCGCTGATGACCCTGCGGCGCGACGATCATCTGCGCTCGCTGAACTCGCGTTAA